From a single Phragmites australis chromosome 7, lpPhrAust1.1, whole genome shotgun sequence genomic region:
- the LOC133925122 gene encoding D-3-phosphoglycerate dehydrogenase 3, chloroplastic-like, with product MAAPSATTATTHHRLLLPSPTPAHRRALAPSVLRLPLRARAHAQRARLSVPVAAAAPAASTASPDAPATGAGAGKPTVLVAEKLGAAGLALLREFANVDCSYGLSPEELRAKISLCDALIVRSGTKVGRDVFEASGGRLRVVGRAGVGIDNVDLAAATEHGCLVVNAPTANTVAAAEHGVALLTAMARNVAQADASLKAGKWQRNKYVGVSLVGKTLAILGFGKVGSEVARRVKGLGMHVIAHDPYASADRARAIGVELVSMEEAMTTADFISLHMPLTPATNKMLNDEAFSKMKKGVRIINVARGGVIDEEALVRALDSGIVAQAALDVFTKEPPAPDDKLVLHENVTVTPHLGASTVEAQEGVAIEIAEAVIGALKGELAASAVNAPMVPAEVLSELAPFVVLAEKLGRLAVQLVAGGGGIKSVKVTYASARAPDDLDTRLLRAMITKGLIEPISSVFVNLVNADFTAKQRGVRITEERILLDGSPETPIEYIQVQIANVESKFPSAISQGGEITVEGKVKDGVPHLTKVGAFQVDVSLEGSLILCRQVDQPGMIGSVGSVLGEENVNVSFMSVGRIAPRKHAVMAIGVDEEPRKSTLTKIGEIPAIEEFVFLKL from the exons ATGGCGGCGCCGTCCGCGACCACCGCCACcacccaccaccgcctcctcctcccgtccCCCACCCCGGCGCACCGCCGCGCCCTCGCGCCCTCCGTCCTCCGCCTCCCGCTCCGCGCGCGGGCCCACGCCCAGCGCGCGCGCCTCTCCGTCCCGGTGGCGGCCGCCGCCCCCGCGGCGTCGACCGCCTCCCCCGACGCGCCcgccaccggcgccggcgcggggaagCCGACCGTCCTCGTCGCCGAGAAGCTCGGCGCCGCGGGGCTCGCGCTGCTGCGGGAGTTCGCCAACGTTGACTGCTCCTACGGCCTCTCCCCCGAGGAGCTCCGCGCCAAGATCTCGCTCTGCGACGCCCTCATCGTGCGCTCGGGCACCAAGGTCGGGCGCGACGTGTTCGAGGCCTCCGGAGGGAGGCTCCGCGTGGTGGGACGCGCGGGCGTCGGGATCGACAACGtcgacctcgccgccgccaccgagcaCGGGTGCCTCGTCGTGAACGCGCCCACGGCGAACACCGTCGCCGCCGCAGAGCATGGCGTCGCGCTGCTCACCGCCATGGCCAGGAACGTCGCGCAGGCTGACGCCTCCCTCAAGGCTG GTAAATGGCAGCGCAACAAGTATGTTGGTGTATCTCTAGTTGGAAAAACTCTTGCCATTCTTGGATTTGGAAAGGTCGGGTCAGAAGTTGCACGCCGTGTTAAGGGTTTAGGAATGCATGTCATTGCACATGATCCATATGCTTCTGCTGATCGGGCTCGCGCAATTGGAGTTGAGCTAGTTAGCATGGAAGAGGCTATGACAACTGCAGACTTTATCTCATTGCACATGCCTCTTACCcctgcaacaaacaagatgcTCAACGATGAAGCATTCTCTAAGATGAAGAAGGGAGTTCGGATTATAAATGTTGCACGTGGTGGTGTAATTGATGAAGAAGCTCTAGTCAGGGCTCTTGATTCAGGAATAGTTGCACAG GCTGCTCTTGATGTGTTCACTAAAGAGCCCCCAGCACCTGACGACAAGTTGGTGCTGCACGAGAATGTTACTGTAACACCACACCTTGGTGCCAGCACAGTGGAAGCACAG GAAGGAGTGGCTATTGAAATAGCTGAAGCTGTCATTGGAGCTCTGAAAGGGGAACTTGCAGCATCCGCAGTCAACGCGCCAATGGTTCCTGCTGAG GTGCTGTCAGAGCTTGCACCTTTTGTTGTGCTTGCAGAAAAGCTTGGGCGCCTGGCTGTGCAACtagtggctggtggtggtggtatcAAGTCTGTGAAGGTGACCTATGCGTCTGCACGGGCTCCTGATGATCTTGACACTAGACTGCTCCGTGCAATGATCACCAAGGGGTTGATTGAACCAATCTCCAGTGTTTTTGTCAATCTAGTGAATGCCGACTTCACCGCAAAGCAGAGGGGAGTTCGCATCACTGAGGAGAGAATCTTGTTGGATGGCTCACCTGAGACGCCTATTGAATACATACAAGTTCAGATCGCCAATGTTGAGTCCAAATTTCCCAGTGCGATATCCCAGGGTGGAGAGATCACTGTGGAGGGAAAGGTGAAGGATGGTGTCCCTCATCTAACGAAGGTTGGAGCATTTCAGGTGGATGTGAGCTTGGAAGGAAGCCTGATCCTTTGCAGGCAGGTCGATCAACCTGGTATGATTGGATCAGTAGGAAGTGTCTTGGGCGAGGAGAATGTTAATGTCAGTTTCATGAGTGTCGGTAGAATTGCTCCTCGCAAGCATGCTGTCATGGCGATTGGTGTTGATGAGGAACCAAGGAAGAGCACACTGACAAAGATTGGGGAGATTCCAGCCATCGAAGAGTTTGTTTTCCTCAAGCTCTAG
- the LOC133925121 gene encoding probable isoaspartyl peptidase/L-asparaginase 2: MARWAIAIHGGAGVDPNLPEHRQEEAKRVLARCLQVGVDALRAGSPALDVVEAVVRELETDPFFNSGRGSALTRRGTVEMEASIMDGRGRRCGAVSGVSTVKNPVSLARLVMDKSPHSYLAFDGAEEFAREQGLETVDNSYFITEDNVGMLKLAKEANSILFDYRIPLTGTDTCSALAGAENHNGMVMNGLPISIYAPETVGCAVVDSNGFCAAATSTGGLMNKMTGRIGDSPLIGSGTYACDVCAVSCTGEGEAIIRSTLARDVAAVMEYKGLALQEAVDYCVKERLDEGFAGLIAVSKGGEVAYGFNCTGMFRGCATEDGFMEVGIWE; the protein is encoded by the exons ATGGCTCGCTGGGCCATTGCCATCCACGGCGGCGCTGGCGTGGACCCGAACCTGCCGGAGCACCGCCAGGAGGAGGCGAAGCGCGTGCTGGCGCGGTGCCTGCAGGTCGGCGTGGACGCGCTCCGCGCCGGCTCCCCCGCACTCGACGTGGTCGAGGCCGTGGTGCGCGAGCTCGAGACCGACCCCTTCTTCAACTCGGGCCGCGGCTCCGCGCTCACCCGCCGCGGCACCGTCGAGATGGAGGCCAGCATCATGgacggccgcggccgccggtgCGGCGCCGTCTCCGGCGTCTCCACCGTCAAGAACCCTGTCTCTCTGGCGCGCCTCGTCATGGACAAGTCCCCGCACTCGTACCTCGCCTTCGACGGCGCCGAGGAGTTCGCCCGTGAGCAG GGCCTTGAGACTGTGGACAATAGCTACTTCATCACCGAGGACAACGTCGGCATGCTCAAGCTCGCCAAGGAGGCCAACAGCATCCTG TTTGATTACCGGATTCCGTTGACGGGGACGGACACCTGCAGCGCGCTGGCGGGCGCGGAGAACCACAACGGCATGGTGATGAACGGGCTGCCCATCAGCATCTACGCGCCGGAGACGGTGGGCTGCGCGGTGGTGGACTCCAACGGCTTCTGCGCCGCGGCTACCTCCACGGGCGGGCTGATGAACAAGATGACGGGCCGCATCGGCGACTCGCCGCTGATCGGGTCGGGCACGTACGCGTGCGACGTGTGCGCGGTGTCGTGCACGGGCGAGGGCGAGGCCATCATCCGGTCCACGCTGGCGCGGGACGTGGCGGCCGTGATGGAGTACAAGGGCCTCGCCCTGCAGGAGGCCGTGGACTACTGCGTCAAGGAGCGCCTGGACGAGGGGTTCGCGGGCCTCATCGCCGTGTCCAAGGGCGGCGAGGTGGCGTACGGGTTCAACTGCACCGGCATGTTCAGGGGATGTGCCACCGAGGACGGGTTCATGGAGGTCGGCATCTGGGAGTGA